A section of the Pseudomonas lini genome encodes:
- a CDS encoding DMT family transporter, which yields MFVLSKKSALAAASTSLFVLLWSSGAIFSKWGLAHASPFAFLLVRFAIALCGLVLLVPLLKLKLPKGGKPMLYAMATGVVLLGAYQIFYLLALDLKVTPGMMATIMGVQPILTVVIMERHRSISRMFGLALGLAGLIMVVYQGIGLAGMSLAGMLFGLLALASMTFGSIMQKRITDNPLGTLPVQYLAGLLLCGVFVPFQPFHLEHSTGFIVPVLWMGLVVSVLATLLLYRLIARGNLVNVTSLFYLVPAVTAVMDYLFFGNRLAVLSLLGMGLIIVGLVFVFRKSA from the coding sequence ATGTTTGTTCTTTCGAAAAAATCCGCGCTCGCGGCGGCGTCCACGAGCCTGTTCGTTTTGCTGTGGAGCAGCGGGGCGATCTTCTCCAAATGGGGCCTGGCCCATGCGTCACCCTTTGCCTTTCTGCTGGTTCGCTTCGCCATTGCCCTGTGCGGGTTGGTGCTGCTGGTGCCGTTACTCAAGCTGAAACTGCCCAAGGGCGGCAAGCCGATGTTGTATGCGATGGCCACAGGCGTGGTGTTGCTGGGGGCTTATCAGATTTTCTATCTGCTGGCTCTCGACCTCAAAGTCACGCCGGGGATGATGGCAACCATCATGGGCGTTCAACCGATTCTCACCGTAGTGATCATGGAGCGGCACCGATCAATAAGCCGGATGTTCGGTCTGGCGTTGGGCTTGGCCGGGTTGATCATGGTGGTCTATCAGGGCATCGGTCTGGCCGGCATGTCGTTGGCCGGAATGCTCTTCGGTCTGTTGGCGCTGGCGAGCATGACGTTCGGTTCGATCATGCAGAAACGCATCACCGATAACCCCCTCGGCACACTGCCGGTGCAGTACCTGGCGGGGTTGTTGCTCTGCGGGGTTTTCGTGCCGTTCCAGCCGTTTCACCTTGAACACAGTACGGGGTTCATCGTGCCGGTGTTGTGGATGGGGTTGGTGGTATCAGTGCTGGCGACTTTGCTGCTGTATCGACTGATCGCCCGGGGCAATCTGGTGAATGTCACCAGCCTGTTCTATCTGGTACCGGCGGTGACGGCGGTGATGGATTACCTGTTTTTCGGTAATCGATTGGCGGTGTTGAGTCTGTTGGGCATGGGGCTGATCATCGTCGGCCTGGTGTTTGTGTTCCGTAAGAGCGCTTGA
- a CDS encoding DUF748 domain-containing protein, giving the protein MKRRYSWPLWTLAGLVLLLVALHIALPYMVRDYLNERLANMGDYRGQITDVDLALWRGAYKINGLKIVKVNGKVPVPFVNAPLIDLSVSWHSLWYDHAVVAEAQFDKPEVNFVDGGANKKNSQTGEGTDWRAQLEKLLPITLNEVRINDGRVTFRNFNSKPPVNMNATQVNASIYNLTNVVDTKGKRDARFDGKALLLGHAPLETTATFDPLSDFQDFEFRLRARNLQLKRMNDFASAYGKFDFNAGHGDLVIEAEANKGQLTGYIKPLLRDVDVFNWQQDVENKDKGIFRSIWEALVGGTENVLKNQPKNQFATRVQLRGSVHQKDISAFEAFLQILRNGFIQAFNAQYERPKPDTD; this is encoded by the coding sequence ATGAAGCGTCGATACAGTTGGCCCCTGTGGACCCTCGCCGGCCTCGTTCTGCTGCTGGTTGCCCTGCACATTGCCCTGCCCTACATGGTGCGCGATTACCTCAATGAGAGATTGGCGAACATGGGTGACTACCGCGGGCAGATTACCGACGTGGACCTGGCTCTGTGGCGCGGCGCCTACAAAATCAACGGACTGAAAATCGTCAAGGTCAATGGCAAGGTCCCGGTGCCTTTCGTCAACGCGCCATTGATTGACCTCTCCGTCAGCTGGCACTCGCTCTGGTATGACCACGCAGTGGTGGCCGAGGCGCAGTTCGACAAACCCGAGGTGAACTTCGTCGACGGCGGGGCCAACAAGAAAAATTCCCAGACCGGTGAGGGCACCGACTGGCGGGCACAATTGGAAAAATTGCTGCCGATAACCCTCAACGAAGTGCGGATCAACGACGGCCGGGTCACCTTTCGAAATTTCAATTCAAAACCGCCCGTGAACATGAATGCTACCCAAGTCAATGCCAGCATTTACAACCTGACCAATGTGGTCGACACCAAAGGCAAACGCGACGCCCGTTTCGACGGCAAGGCGCTGTTGCTGGGGCATGCGCCGCTGGAAACCACGGCAACCTTCGATCCGCTGAGCGACTTCCAGGATTTCGAGTTCCGCCTGCGCGCCAGGAACCTTCAACTCAAACGCATGAACGACTTCGCCTCGGCCTACGGCAAGTTCGACTTCAATGCCGGCCACGGTGACCTGGTCATCGAAGCCGAGGCCAACAAGGGCCAACTCACTGGCTACATCAAGCCGCTATTGCGGGACGTCGATGTGTTCAATTGGCAACAGGACGTGGAGAACAAGGACAAAGGGATTTTTCGCTCCATTTGGGAAGCACTCGTCGGGGGCACCGAGAACGTATTGAAGAACCAGCCGAAAAATCAGTTCGCCACTCGCGTCCAGCTCAGAGGTAGCGTGCATCAGAAAGATATCAGCGCGTTCGAGGCTTTTT
- the aceK gene encoding bifunctional isocitrate dehydrogenase kinase/phosphatase gives MPQQWPAADIARMILDGFDDYREHFRQITDGARARFEQAQWQETQVASAARINLYEEKVAETVGRLHASFATDVLMDVSNWPLVKSAYISLIDLRFDDELSETWYNSIFCGLFSHDLISDGCMFIHTTRPSLRRARAAQTRTYKPQGQLSGMLTSIFSDYRFSEDYADLSGDLRRLEAQLRENLPDWVCKDPELSVELFSSVLYRNKGAYLVGRIYTQDEQWPLVIPLLHREGRGIQIDALITDEAEVSIIFSFTRSYFMVDVPVPAEFIGFLKRILPGKHIAELYTSIGFYKHGKSEFYRALINHLASTDDQFIMAPGVRGMVMSVFTLPGFNTVFKIIKDRFSPSKNVDRATVIEKYRLVKSVDRVGRMADTQEFADFRFPLSKFEPACLEELLEVAASTVSVEDDTVLIRHCWTERRMTPLNLYLEHANEAQVREALEDYGLAIKQLAAANIFPGDMLLKNFGVTRHGRVVFYDYDEICFLTEANFRHIPQPRTPEDEMASEPWYSIGPLDVFPEEFPPFLFADSGQRRLFDQLHGELYNADYWKSLQEAIRAGKVIDVFPYRRKGLDNE, from the coding sequence ATGCCGCAGCAATGGCCAGCCGCCGACATCGCCCGAATGATCCTCGATGGCTTTGACGATTACCGCGAGCATTTCCGTCAGATCACCGACGGCGCCCGAGCTCGCTTCGAGCAGGCCCAATGGCAGGAGACGCAAGTCGCGTCGGCGGCGCGAATCAACCTTTACGAAGAAAAGGTCGCCGAAACGGTAGGGCGCTTGCATGCGTCGTTCGCGACCGATGTGCTGATGGACGTCAGCAACTGGCCGCTGGTCAAAAGCGCTTACATCAGCCTGATCGACCTGCGTTTTGACGATGAACTGTCCGAGACCTGGTACAACTCGATTTTCTGCGGGCTGTTCAGCCATGACCTGATCAGTGACGGCTGCATGTTCATCCACACGACTCGGCCAAGCCTGCGCCGGGCCCGGGCCGCGCAAACCCGCACCTACAAGCCGCAGGGGCAGTTGTCCGGCATGCTCACGAGCATTTTTTCCGATTATCGCTTCAGTGAAGATTACGCCGATCTGTCCGGCGACCTGCGTCGCCTCGAAGCGCAATTGCGCGAGAACCTGCCGGACTGGGTCTGCAAGGACCCGGAACTGAGTGTCGAGCTGTTTTCCTCAGTGCTTTACCGCAACAAGGGTGCCTATCTGGTGGGGCGCATTTACACCCAGGACGAACAGTGGCCGCTGGTGATTCCGCTGCTGCACCGCGAAGGCCGGGGCATCCAGATCGATGCGCTGATTACCGACGAGGCGGAGGTGTCGATCATCTTCTCCTTCACCCGTTCGTACTTCATGGTCGATGTGCCGGTGCCGGCGGAATTCATCGGCTTTCTCAAACGCATCCTGCCGGGCAAGCACATCGCCGAGCTGTATACCTCGATCGGCTTCTACAAACATGGCAAGTCCGAGTTCTATCGGGCGCTGATCAATCATCTGGCCAGCACCGACGATCAGTTCATCATGGCCCCCGGCGTGCGCGGCATGGTCATGAGCGTGTTTACCCTGCCGGGCTTCAACACCGTTTTCAAAATCATCAAGGACCGTTTCTCACCGTCGAAAAACGTCGACCGCGCCACGGTTATCGAAAAGTATCGCCTGGTGAAAAGCGTCGACCGGGTCGGGCGCATGGCCGACACCCAGGAGTTCGCCGACTTCCGTTTCCCGTTGAGCAAATTCGAGCCGGCATGCCTGGAAGAATTGCTTGAAGTGGCCGCGTCCACGGTCTCGGTGGAGGACGATACGGTGCTGATCCGCCACTGCTGGACCGAACGCCGGATGACGCCGTTGAACCTCTATCTGGAACACGCCAACGAGGCGCAGGTTCGCGAGGCGCTGGAGGATTACGGTCTGGCGATCAAGCAACTGGCGGCGGCGAATATTTTTCCCGGCGACATGCTGCTGAAAAACTTTGGCGTCACCCGTCACGGTCGTGTGGTGTTTTATGACTACGACGAGATTTGTTTCCTGACCGAAGCCAACTTCCGCCACATCCCGCAACCGCGTACACCGGAAGACGAAATGGCCTCCGAACCGTGGTACTCGATCGGGCCACTGGATGTGTTTCCCGAGGAGTTTCCACCGTTTCTGTTTGCCGATTCGGGGCAACGACGGTTGTTCGATCAGTTGCACGGCGAGTTGTACAACGCCGATTACTGGAAGAGTTTGCAGGAGGCGATTCGGGCGGGGAAGGTGATTGATGTGTTTCCGTATCGGCGCAAAGGCCTCGATAACGAATAA
- a CDS encoding aspartyl/asparaginyl beta-hydroxylase domain-containing protein, which yields MSFSFVAKASVLLLFLGSTLYVHLRGKARLPVLRQFVNHSALFAPYNALMYLFSGVPSKPYLDRSKFPELDVLRDNWEVIRDEAMHLFDEGYIRAAEKNNDAGFGSFFKKGWKRFYLKWYDKPLPSAEALCPKTVALVSSIPNVKGAMFALLPGGSHLNPHRDPFAGSLRYHLGLSTPNSDDCRIFVDGQVYAWRDGEDVMFDETYVHWVKNETEQTRVILFCDIERPLSNRLMTRINRSISGLLGRATAPQNLDDERVGGINQAYAWSKNSSDKFSGVVKQWKRHNPKAYRVLRPVLAVVVLTLLGYWLVG from the coding sequence ATGAGCTTTTCTTTTGTCGCGAAGGCGTCGGTGTTGCTGCTATTCCTGGGCAGCACACTCTATGTGCACTTGCGTGGCAAGGCGCGTTTGCCGGTCCTGCGTCAGTTCGTCAATCATTCGGCTCTGTTCGCGCCTTACAACGCCTTGATGTACCTGTTCTCCGGCGTACCGTCCAAACCCTACCTGGACCGCAGCAAGTTCCCGGAACTGGACGTACTCAGGGACAACTGGGAAGTTATCCGCGACGAAGCCATGCACTTGTTCGACGAGGGCTACATTCGCGCCGCCGAAAAGAACAACGATGCCGGTTTCGGTTCGTTCTTCAAGAAGGGCTGGAAGCGTTTCTACCTCAAGTGGTACGACAAACCGCTGCCGTCAGCCGAAGCCTTGTGCCCGAAAACCGTGGCGTTGGTCAGCAGTATTCCCAACGTCAAAGGCGCCATGTTTGCGCTGCTGCCCGGAGGCAGTCACCTCAACCCGCATCGCGACCCGTTCGCCGGTTCCCTGCGTTATCACCTGGGGTTGTCGACACCGAACTCCGACGATTGCCGCATCTTTGTCGACGGGCAGGTCTATGCCTGGCGTGATGGCGAAGACGTGATGTTCGATGAAACCTACGTGCACTGGGTCAAGAACGAAACCGAGCAAACCCGGGTCATCCTGTTTTGCGACATCGAGCGACCGCTGAGCAATCGCCTCATGACCCGCATCAACCGCTCGATCAGCGGCTTGCTGGGGCGCGCCACTGCACCCCAGAACCTTGACGATGAACGCGTGGGCGGGATCAATCAGGCCTATGCCTGGAGCAAGAACTCAAGTGACAAATTCAGCGGTGTGGTCAAACAGTGGAAACGCCACAATCCCAAAGCCTACCGCGTACTGCGGCCGGTGCTGGCGGTGGTGGTGTTGACGTTGTTGGGGTATTGGTTGGTTGGCTGA
- a CDS encoding IS3 family transposase, whose product MIAELRESFPTAILCRVFDVKRSSFYEWLQRLSRPKIEREELKGKVVELHSESREAMGSRTISKHLQAQNIAVGRSLVKALMREANIVSKQRQPHPFRSKGVEAFVAPNLLKRNFKPTAVNQVWCGDVTSLMVGKRWVHLAIVIDLFARRVIGWAFSLVNDANLVSKALRMATELRTCPPGLMFHSDQGCQYTSRKFQEELMRHGILQSMSHRGQCWDNAPTERFFGTLKSEWVPRNGYSTSEEAQTDMVRFFMYYNRTRLHSYNNYLSPIAMELKAA is encoded by the coding sequence ATGATCGCGGAGCTAAGAGAGTCATTCCCGACCGCCATCCTGTGTCGCGTTTTCGATGTGAAGCGCAGCAGCTTTTACGAATGGCTACAGCGTCTCTCGCGGCCTAAGATCGAGCGCGAAGAGCTCAAGGGGAAGGTGGTCGAACTGCACAGCGAAAGCCGGGAAGCCATGGGGTCCAGAACGATCAGCAAGCATCTGCAGGCCCAAAACATAGCGGTCGGAAGAAGCCTTGTTAAAGCCCTGATGAGGGAAGCCAACATTGTCAGCAAACAACGCCAGCCTCATCCATTCAGGTCCAAAGGAGTTGAAGCATTTGTCGCGCCCAACCTGCTCAAGCGCAATTTCAAGCCGACCGCGGTCAATCAAGTCTGGTGTGGCGACGTTACAAGCTTGATGGTAGGCAAGCGCTGGGTTCATCTGGCCATCGTGATCGATTTGTTTGCTCGTCGGGTCATTGGTTGGGCATTTTCGCTGGTCAATGACGCCAACTTGGTGAGTAAAGCGCTACGCATGGCGACAGAGCTTCGAACCTGCCCACCTGGGTTGATGTTCCATTCGGATCAGGGCTGTCAGTACACCAGTCGCAAGTTTCAAGAAGAGCTGATGCGCCATGGCATTTTGCAGAGCATGAGTCATCGCGGGCAGTGTTGGGACAATGCTCCAACGGAACGCTTTTTCGGCACCCTGAAGTCAGAATGGGTCCCTCGCAACGGCTACAGCACGAGCGAGGAAGCACAAACCGATATGGTGCGTTTCTTCATGTACTACAACCGCACCAGGCTCCACAGCTACAACAACTACCTGTCGCCAATAGCTATGGAGCTAAAAGCGGCATAA
- a CDS encoding transposase, which produces MKERRVFSREFKHRAASMVIDDGCSVQEVCASLDISATALRRWVDQVRKEHKGQPVQGTKAITEDQRQIQDLKAKIKRMEMEAEILKKATALLMSDPDRFR; this is translated from the coding sequence ATGAAAGAAAGAAGAGTCTTTTCCCGCGAGTTCAAACATCGTGCAGCCAGCATGGTGATTGATGACGGTTGTTCGGTACAGGAAGTCTGCGCGTCGCTGGACATTAGCGCCACCGCGTTGCGGCGCTGGGTGGATCAGGTTCGCAAGGAACACAAGGGGCAACCGGTTCAAGGCACCAAGGCCATTACTGAGGATCAGCGCCAGATTCAGGATTTGAAAGCCAAGATCAAACGCATGGAAATGGAAGCCGAAATCTTAAAAAAGGCTACCGCTCTCTTGATGTCGGATCCCGATCGTTTTCGATGA
- the cysK gene encoding cysteine synthase A: MSRIYADNAHSIGNTPLVQINRIAPRGVTILAKIEGRNPGYSVKCRIGANMIWEAESSGKLKPGMTIIEPTSGNTGIGLAFVAAARGYRLVLTMPASMSIERRKVLKALGAELVLTEPAKGMKGAIEKAAEILASDPSTYFMPAQFENPANPAIHEKTTGPEIWNDTDGAVDVLVAGVGTGGTITGVSRYIKNTQGKPIISVAVEPLVSPVITQTIAGEEIKPSPHKIQGIGAGFVPKNLDLSMVDRVELVSDDESKAMALRLMQEEGILSGISCGAAMAVAVRLAETPEMQGKTIVVILPDSGERYLSSMLFSDLFTEQENQQ; this comes from the coding sequence ATGAGCCGTATTTATGCTGACAACGCCCATTCCATTGGCAATACGCCGCTGGTGCAGATCAACCGTATTGCCCCGCGCGGTGTCACCATCCTGGCCAAGATCGAAGGGCGCAACCCCGGTTATTCGGTCAAGTGCCGGATTGGCGCGAACATGATCTGGGAGGCTGAAAGCAGCGGTAAACTCAAGCCTGGCATGACCATCATCGAACCGACTTCGGGCAACACCGGCATCGGCCTGGCGTTCGTTGCCGCCGCCCGCGGTTACCGGCTGGTGCTGACCATGCCGGCGTCCATGAGCATCGAACGACGCAAGGTGCTCAAGGCCCTTGGCGCCGAACTGGTGCTGACGGAACCGGCCAAAGGCATGAAAGGCGCGATCGAGAAGGCCGCCGAAATCCTCGCCAGCGACCCGTCCACTTACTTCATGCCGGCGCAATTTGAAAACCCGGCCAACCCGGCCATCCACGAAAAAACCACCGGCCCGGAAATATGGAACGACACCGACGGCGCAGTCGACGTATTGGTGGCAGGCGTCGGGACAGGTGGAACCATTACCGGGGTTTCGCGGTATATCAAGAATACCCAGGGCAAGCCGATAATCTCGGTGGCGGTGGAGCCGCTGGTGTCTCCAGTGATTACCCAGACAATCGCCGGGGAAGAGATCAAACCGAGCCCTCATAAAATCCAGGGCATTGGCGCCGGTTTTGTGCCGAAGAACCTGGACTTGTCGATGGTTGACCGGGTCGAACTGGTCAGCGACGACGAATCCAAGGCGATGGCCCTGCGCCTGATGCAGGAAGAAGGGATTTTGAGTGGTATCTCGTGCGGCGCCGCCATGGCGGTGGCTGTGCGGCTGGCCGAAACCCCAGAGATGCAGGGCAAGACCATCGTGGTGATCCTGCCCGACTCTGGCGAACGCTACTTGTCGAGCATGCTGTTTAGTGACCTGTTCACCGAACAGGAAAATCAGCAGTAA
- a CDS encoding DMT family transporter, protein MNPVDILRMLSLAAIWGASFLFMRVIAPVIGTIPTAFFRVSIAAVGLLVILGLMRISWDFKGKLKTVMLLGMINSGIPATLYCVAAQVLPAGYSAIFNATTPLMGVLIGGLFFHEKLTAAKLGGVFLGLLGVGILTRAGPVAFNMELLMGALACLMATTCYGFAGFLARRWLDHAGGLDSRLSALGSMLGATLLLLPLFGYSVISQPPASWGGWSVWLSLLGLGLVCTAFAYIIYFRLLSSIGPVKSMTVTFMIPPFGVLWGALLLDEPLSMAHLYGGVLIAVALWLVLKPAVVKTAEVVAR, encoded by the coding sequence GTGAACCCCGTCGATATCCTGCGTATGTTGTCGCTTGCCGCCATTTGGGGTGCGAGCTTTCTGTTCATGCGCGTGATTGCCCCAGTGATTGGCACAATCCCCACCGCTTTTTTTCGCGTATCGATTGCCGCCGTCGGGCTGCTGGTGATCCTTGGGCTGATGCGCATCAGCTGGGATTTCAAAGGCAAACTCAAGACGGTGATGCTGCTCGGGATGATCAACTCCGGGATTCCAGCAACCCTCTATTGCGTTGCGGCCCAAGTGCTGCCGGCCGGTTATTCGGCAATTTTCAACGCCACCACGCCTTTGATGGGGGTGTTGATCGGCGGCCTGTTCTTCCATGAAAAACTCACCGCCGCCAAGTTGGGAGGAGTATTTCTCGGCCTGTTAGGCGTTGGCATCCTCACCCGGGCCGGGCCGGTGGCGTTCAACATGGAACTGCTGATGGGCGCACTCGCGTGCCTGATGGCCACCACCTGCTATGGCTTTGCCGGGTTCCTCGCCCGGCGCTGGCTCGACCATGCCGGCGGCCTCGACAGTCGCCTTTCGGCGCTGGGCAGCATGCTCGGCGCGACGTTGTTGTTGCTGCCACTGTTTGGCTACAGCGTGATCAGCCAGCCACCGGCGAGCTGGGGCGGCTGGAGTGTCTGGCTGTCGTTGCTGGGGTTGGGTTTGGTATGCACGGCCTTTGCCTACATTATTTATTTCCGTTTGCTCAGCTCGATCGGCCCGGTGAAATCGATGACCGTGACCTTCATGATCCCGCCGTTCGGCGTGCTGTGGGGGGCGCTGTTGCTGGATGAGCCTCTGTCGATGGCGCACCTCTATGGCGGGGTGTTGATTGCGGTGGCGTTGTGGCTGGTGTTGAAGCCGGCGGTGGTGAAGACGGCTGAGGTGGTTGCCAGGTAG